From a single Rhodospirillales bacterium genomic region:
- a CDS encoding RNA methyltransferase, with protein MNKRKPRTAPARPRPQKRRNRELASQEATTQGAQGQGAQGQYAQGQGAPSPDSPDQPASGQGARGRGGDGRIWLYGVHTACAAAANPRRRCHRLVAAPACADRLRAAAKEAGAPRPAVETGCREDLDALLPPGAVHQGLAVLADPLPDITIEALIAAIEPSGTVRIVVLDQVTDPRNVGAILRSAAAFGASAVVVQDRHAPPITPVLAKAASGALEQVPMVRVVNLTRALRQLQAADVWCLALDPEADDVIAAESGVRRAAVVIGAEGAGLRPLVRDTCDRRLRIPIAVAIGSLNAAAAATIALYELARTSGSCATEGAAEHG; from the coding sequence ATGAACAAGCGCAAGCCCCGCACGGCGCCCGCCCGACCGCGCCCGCAGAAACGCCGAAACCGGGAGCTTGCCAGTCAAGAAGCCACAACCCAGGGCGCTCAAGGTCAGGGCGCTCAAGGTCAGTACGCTCAAGGTCAGGGCGCTCCAAGTCCGGACAGCCCGGATCAACCAGCCTCGGGTCAGGGAGCCAGGGGTCGCGGCGGCGACGGGCGCATCTGGCTCTACGGCGTGCACACGGCGTGCGCCGCGGCGGCGAACCCGCGGCGCCGCTGCCATCGGCTTGTCGCCGCGCCCGCCTGCGCCGACCGGCTGCGCGCAGCGGCCAAGGAGGCCGGCGCGCCGCGGCCGGCCGTGGAGACCGGCTGCAGAGAGGATCTGGACGCGCTGCTGCCCCCGGGTGCGGTGCACCAGGGCCTCGCGGTGCTGGCCGATCCGCTCCCCGACATCACGATCGAGGCGCTCATCGCCGCGATCGAACCATCCGGAACCGTCCGCATCGTGGTGCTCGATCAGGTCACCGATCCCCGCAACGTCGGCGCCATCCTGCGCTCGGCGGCGGCGTTCGGCGCCAGCGCCGTCGTCGTGCAGGATCGCCACGCCCCGCCGATCACCCCGGTGCTCGCCAAGGCCGCTTCCGGCGCCCTGGAGCAGGTGCCGATGGTGCGGGTCGTCAACCTGACCCGCGCGCTTCGCCAACTGCAGGCAGCCGACGTGTGGTGTCTCGCCCTGGATCCCGAAGCTGACGACGTCATCGCCGCCGAGAGCGGCGTGCGGCGCGCCGCGGTCGTCATCGGCGCCGAGGGCGCCGGTCTGCGCCCGCTGGTGCGGGATACCTGCGACCGGCGGCTCCGCATCCCCATCGCCGTCGCCATCGGCAGCCTCAACGCCGCCGCCGCTGCGACCATCGCGCTCTACGAACTCGCCCGCACATCCGGCAGCTGTGCGACTGAGGGCGCAGCGGAGCATGGTTAA
- a CDS encoding xanthine dehydrogenase family protein subunit M has translation MHAFSYHRARTVTEAVQQVGASDAAAFLAGGMTLIPALKLRLAAPSLLVDVGSLGALRAITAERDLVTIGALASHASVAESPVVQERLPAVAALAAGIGDAQVRNRGTIGGSLANNDPATDYPAAVLALAATIHTDRRAIAADAFFIGMFETALASDELITAIAFRRPRRAAYVKFSRPGSGYALAGVFVAETADGPRVAVTGAGPCVFRVPEIEAALATRFAPDAIAEDAVAPDDLISDLHASAEYRAHLVSVVARRAIAAAVAAPLRQTL, from the coding sequence TTGCACGCCTTCTCGTATCATCGCGCCCGGACCGTCACCGAAGCCGTGCAGCAGGTCGGGGCTTCAGACGCCGCCGCCTTCCTTGCCGGCGGCATGACCCTGATTCCGGCGCTGAAGCTGCGCTTGGCGGCGCCGTCGCTGCTGGTCGATGTGGGCAGCCTTGGCGCCCTGCGGGCAATCACCGCCGAGCGCGACCTCGTCACCATCGGCGCCCTCGCCAGTCATGCGTCCGTGGCGGAATCCCCGGTGGTACAGGAACGACTGCCGGCGGTCGCCGCCCTCGCCGCCGGCATCGGCGATGCGCAGGTGCGCAACCGCGGCACCATCGGCGGCTCCCTCGCCAACAATGATCCCGCTACCGACTACCCCGCCGCCGTGCTCGCCCTCGCCGCGACGATCCACACGGACCGCCGGGCCATCGCCGCCGACGCCTTTTTCATCGGCATGTTCGAGACGGCGCTGGCTTCCGACGAGTTGATCACTGCGATCGCGTTTCGCCGCCCCCGGCGCGCTGCCTACGTCAAGTTCTCCCGTCCCGGTTCAGGCTACGCCCTCGCCGGCGTGTTCGTCGCCGAGACCGCCGACGGCCCCCGCGTCGCCGTCACCGGCGCCGGCCCCTGCGTTTTCCGGGTTCCGGAGATCGAGGCGGCGCTCGCCACACGCTTTGCTCCCGACGCCATCGCCGAAGACGCCGTAGCGCCGGACGACCTGATCAGCGACCTGCACGCCTCCGCCGAATACCGCGCCCACCTCGTTTCGGTCGTGGCAAGGCGCGCCATAGCCGCGGCCGTGGCCGCCCCGCTGCGGCAAACCTTGTAA
- a CDS encoding transposase, whose amino-acid sequence MTSLCERYGISRKTGYKLLGRYRVEGPSGVEERSRRPHRFARAIGGDVAAMIVDLRVRRPRWGPKKLRARLAMDHPEVSWPAASTIGDLLRRHDLVRRRRRRGGVVVEARPLTAASLPGDVWAADLKGWFRVGNGRRCEPLTVSDTASRYLLCCRHMARTTVEAAQPVFERLFKEHGLPRVMRVDNGPPFSAPHGLGGLSGLSVWWLKLGIRPERIAPGRPDQNGGHERFHRTLREATADPPAATTAEQQLRFDEFRLDYNVVRPHEALGQVPPAKVYAPSPRPWPKRLIEPVYDADAVVRKVSGQGTIRWRGEHVHVTRALAGEPVALVELESGDWMVGYFDIDLGVLDRTTLHVRPHGERRRAPYRRRKQRSSAVDLVDSAKALPTTPQPQQQPEA is encoded by the coding sequence ATGACGTCGTTGTGCGAGCGGTATGGGATCAGCCGGAAGACGGGTTACAAGTTGCTTGGCCGGTACCGCGTGGAGGGTCCGTCGGGTGTTGAGGAGCGGTCGCGTCGGCCGCATCGGTTTGCGCGGGCGATTGGCGGGGACGTTGCGGCGATGATTGTGGATCTTCGAGTTCGGCGCCCGCGGTGGGGTCCGAAGAAGCTCAGGGCGCGTCTGGCGATGGATCACCCGGAGGTTTCGTGGCCTGCGGCGAGCACGATCGGGGATTTGCTGCGGCGTCATGATCTGGTTCGGCGGCGCCGGCGGCGTGGTGGAGTGGTCGTAGAGGCTCGGCCGCTGACGGCGGCGTCCTTGCCTGGGGATGTTTGGGCGGCGGATTTGAAGGGCTGGTTTCGCGTGGGCAACGGCCGTCGCTGCGAGCCGTTGACGGTGAGCGACACGGCGAGCCGGTATTTGTTGTGCTGCCGGCACATGGCGAGGACGACGGTGGAGGCGGCACAGCCGGTATTCGAGCGGCTGTTCAAGGAGCATGGCCTGCCGCGGGTGATGCGGGTGGACAACGGCCCGCCGTTTTCGGCGCCGCATGGTCTTGGGGGCTTGTCGGGGTTGTCGGTGTGGTGGCTGAAGCTGGGCATCCGGCCGGAGCGGATCGCTCCTGGCCGGCCGGATCAGAATGGCGGACATGAACGCTTCCACCGCACGCTGCGCGAGGCGACGGCGGATCCTCCGGCCGCGACAACGGCGGAGCAGCAGTTGCGCTTCGATGAGTTTCGCCTTGATTACAACGTGGTTCGGCCGCACGAGGCATTGGGCCAGGTGCCGCCGGCCAAAGTGTATGCGCCATCGCCGCGGCCATGGCCGAAACGGCTGATCGAGCCGGTCTACGATGCCGACGCGGTGGTGCGCAAGGTCTCCGGGCAGGGGACGATCCGCTGGCGGGGCGAGCACGTGCATGTCACCCGGGCGCTGGCTGGCGAGCCGGTGGCGCTGGTCGAACTCGAGAGCGGCGACTGGATGGTGGGCTACTTCGACATCGACCTCGGTGTCCTCGACCGCACGACCCTGCATGTTCGCCCCCACGGTGAGCGGCGACGGGCGCCCTACCGCCGGCGCAAGCAGCGCTCATCGGCTGTGGATTTGGTGGACAGCGCAAAGGCGCTGCCCACAACCCCACAGCCGCAACAACAACCGGAAGCATGA
- the tuf gene encoding elongation factor Tu → MAKAKFQRTKPHCNVGTIGHVDHGKTTLTAAITKILAETGGASFVPFDQIDKAPEEKARGITISTAHVEYETANRHYAHVDCPGHADYVKNMITGAAQMDGAILVVSAADGPMPQTREHILLARQVGVPAIVVYLNKVDQVDDPELLELVELELRELLSSYDFPGDDIPIVKGSALFALEGGDETMGKSSILELMQAVDDYVPQPERPKDQPFLMPIEDVFSISGRGTVVTGRVERGVIKVGEEVAIVGIRPTTKTICTGVEMFRKLLDQGEAGDNIGVLLRGTKRDDVERGQVLAKPGTITPHTKFSCEAYILTKEEGGRHTPFFANYRPQFYFRTTDVTGTVNLPSGTEMVMPGDNISMEVQLISPIAMDEGLRFAIREGGRTVGAGVVAKIIE, encoded by the coding sequence ATGGCGAAGGCGAAGTTTCAGCGGACGAAGCCGCACTGCAATGTTGGGACGATTGGTCATGTCGATCATGGCAAGACGACGTTGACGGCGGCGATCACCAAGATTTTGGCGGAGACGGGCGGGGCGTCGTTCGTTCCGTTCGACCAGATCGACAAGGCGCCGGAGGAGAAGGCGCGCGGGATCACGATTTCGACGGCGCATGTGGAGTACGAGACGGCGAACCGGCACTATGCGCATGTGGATTGTCCGGGCCATGCGGACTACGTGAAGAACATGATCACGGGCGCGGCGCAGATGGACGGGGCGATTTTGGTGGTGTCGGCGGCGGACGGGCCGATGCCGCAGACCCGCGAGCACATTCTTCTGGCGCGCCAGGTGGGTGTTCCGGCGATTGTTGTGTATTTGAACAAGGTGGACCAGGTCGACGATCCGGAGCTTTTGGAGCTGGTGGAGCTGGAGCTTCGGGAGCTTTTGTCGAGCTATGATTTTCCGGGGGACGACATTCCGATCGTCAAGGGCTCGGCGCTGTTTGCTTTGGAGGGCGGCGACGAGACGATGGGCAAGAGCTCGATCCTGGAGCTGATGCAGGCGGTTGACGACTACGTGCCGCAGCCGGAGCGTCCGAAGGACCAGCCGTTCCTGATGCCGATCGAGGACGTGTTCTCGATCTCCGGGCGCGGCACGGTGGTGACTGGTCGTGTGGAGCGGGGCGTGATCAAGGTCGGCGAGGAGGTGGCGATCGTCGGCATCCGGCCGACGACCAAGACGATCTGCACGGGCGTCGAGATGTTCCGGAAGCTTCTGGATCAGGGCGAGGCGGGCGACAACATCGGGGTTCTTCTGCGCGGCACCAAGCGCGACGACGTGGAGCGCGGCCAGGTTCTGGCCAAGCCGGGGACGATCACGCCGCACACCAAGTTCTCGTGCGAGGCGTACATCCTGACGAAGGAGGAGGGCGGTCGGCACACGCCGTTCTTCGCCAACTACCGCCCGCAGTTCTACTTCCGGACCACGGACGTGACCGGGACGGTGAACCTGCCGTCGGGGACGGAGATGGTGATGCCGGGGGACAACATCTCGATGGAGGTGCAGCTCATCTCGCCGATCGCCATGGACGAGGGGCTCCGCTTCGCCATCCGCGAGGGCGGCCGCACCGTCGGCGCCGGCGTCGTCGCCAAGATCATCGAATAG
- a CDS encoding (2Fe-2S)-binding protein, translated as MSTVPLRMTVNGAAVALDVEPRMLLVEVLREQLGLTGAHVGCDTSQCGACVVQVGEQSVKSCTMLAVQADGAEVTTIEGLGAPGALHPMQQAFRDHHGLQCGFCTPGMVMSAIDLVRREPDPDEHQVRDWLHGNLCRCTGYQNIVAAVLAGAGALRGTDATCSAPASSNLGR; from the coding sequence ATGAGTACGGTCCCTCTCCGGATGACCGTCAACGGCGCGGCTGTCGCGCTCGATGTGGAGCCGCGCATGCTCCTGGTCGAAGTGCTGCGCGAGCAACTCGGCCTCACTGGCGCCCACGTCGGCTGCGACACCAGCCAATGCGGCGCCTGTGTCGTGCAGGTGGGCGAGCAGAGCGTCAAGTCGTGCACCATGCTGGCGGTGCAGGCGGATGGCGCCGAGGTGACCACCATCGAGGGGCTCGGCGCCCCGGGCGCCCTGCATCCGATGCAACAGGCCTTTCGTGATCACCACGGTTTGCAGTGCGGGTTCTGCACGCCGGGCATGGTGATGAGCGCCATCGACCTCGTGCGGCGCGAACCCGACCCGGACGAGCACCAAGTGCGCGACTGGCTGCACGGCAACCTGTGCCGCTGCACCGGCTATCAGAACATCGTCGCCGCCGTTCTGGCCGGCGCCGGCGCCCTGCGCGGAACCGACGCCACATGCAGCGCGCCTGCCAGTTCGAATCTCGGGCGCTGA
- a CDS encoding type II toxin-antitoxin system VapC family toxin: MSFVVDASVACKWVFDEEGSPAAVEILKTHRALLAPDLLIAEVVNAAWRKTATGDVSMEQATAAIQALPGLVTELLPAARLAELALSIAVALDHPAYGCLYLALAEERNSEVVTFDRRFAARAAGSPWARRVTVLG, encoded by the coding sequence ATGAGCTTCGTTGTCGATGCCAGCGTCGCCTGCAAGTGGGTGTTCGATGAAGAGGGATCGCCAGCGGCGGTAGAGATTCTGAAGACGCATCGAGCACTGCTTGCGCCCGATCTGCTGATCGCGGAAGTCGTCAATGCGGCGTGGCGGAAGACGGCGACGGGCGACGTCAGCATGGAGCAGGCGACGGCCGCGATTCAGGCCTTGCCCGGCTTGGTCACGGAACTCCTTCCGGCGGCGCGTCTTGCGGAGTTGGCGCTGAGCATCGCCGTCGCCCTCGATCACCCGGCGTACGGCTGCCTCTATCTGGCCTTGGCCGAAGAGCGAAACTCCGAGGTGGTCACGTTCGACCGCCGCTTTGCGGCCCGCGCTGCCGGAAGCCCGTGGGCCCGGCGCGTGACGGTGCTGGGGTAG
- a CDS encoding PHB depolymerase family esterase, translating into MTRGRRVRCLRLAFVLLLSIAVACAEQETPAREVSLGGGELDARVYVPQGLPAGERALVVALHGCTQSAADYDDETGWTSLADDLKFVLLLPEQRLSNNPLRCFNWFLAGDGAVEGDGGEAGAIRRMIDDAVRRYAIAPARVYITGVSAGGAMTAVMLARHPRLFAGGAIIAGVPYGCVQAEGSLSAYYQGVRCMRDGAPGGEATSDWTQLVRSAAEHPTRGEPAWPRVSVWHGSDDGIVAYINAENLVKQWTAMHGIDQAPDAVEEKPGRFRHAVHVKDGEAVVELWTISGMGHAVPIDPEDGCGSPAPYIEDWNICASRRIAAFWGLGA; encoded by the coding sequence ATGACGAGGGGCAGGCGGGTGCGGTGTCTTCGACTGGCTTTTGTGTTGCTGCTGAGCATCGCCGTGGCGTGCGCCGAGCAGGAGACGCCGGCACGGGAGGTTTCTCTCGGCGGCGGCGAGTTGGATGCGCGGGTTTACGTCCCGCAAGGCCTGCCGGCAGGCGAGCGCGCCCTCGTCGTCGCGTTGCACGGGTGCACCCAATCGGCGGCGGACTACGATGACGAGACCGGCTGGACGAGCCTGGCCGACGATCTGAAGTTCGTGCTGCTGCTGCCCGAGCAGCGGCTGTCCAACAACCCGCTCCGGTGCTTCAACTGGTTCCTCGCCGGTGACGGAGCGGTCGAGGGGGACGGCGGCGAGGCGGGCGCGATCCGGCGCATGATCGACGACGCGGTGCGCCGTTATGCCATCGCTCCGGCGCGCGTCTACATCACCGGCGTGTCGGCGGGCGGCGCCATGACCGCCGTGATGCTGGCCCGCCATCCGCGGCTGTTTGCCGGCGGCGCCATCATCGCCGGGGTGCCCTACGGCTGCGTTCAGGCAGAGGGGAGTCTGTCAGCGTACTACCAGGGTGTGCGCTGCATGCGGGACGGCGCGCCGGGCGGCGAAGCCACCTCGGACTGGACGCAGTTGGTGCGGTCCGCTGCCGAGCATCCGACTCGGGGCGAACCGGCATGGCCGCGGGTCTCCGTCTGGCATGGCAGCGATGATGGGATCGTCGCCTACATCAACGCCGAGAACCTGGTCAAGCAGTGGACGGCGATGCACGGCATCGACCAAGCGCCGGACGCGGTCGAGGAGAAGCCCGGCCGCTTCCGGCACGCGGTGCACGTGAAGGACGGAGAGGCGGTGGTGGAGTTGTGGACGATCTCCGGCATGGGCCATGCCGTTCCCATCGATCCGGAGGACGGCTGCGGCAGTCCCGCGCCCTACATCGAGGACTGGAACATCTGCGCGTCCCGCCGCATCGCGGCGTTCTGGGGGCTCGGCGCGTGA
- a CDS encoding SLC13 family permease: protein MWYQQAFLAGLLVCLLGFFIWGRWRYDLVAFVALLIAVAAGAVPASEAFLGFGHPATVTVALVLIIGRGLINSGAVGLIARHLLPPVSSPTVHIGVLSAVAGALSAVMNNVGALAMLMPAALSSAEKAKRSPALVLMPLSFASILGGLVTLIGTPPNIIVAAFRGEETGTPFSMFDFAPVGGAVAVTGIAFVALAGWRLIPKARQAAMSPRDMFHIESYVTEAGVPEKSEADGGALEDLAKRAGEHDADVLAVIRDNRRIDRSGRATLLRADDVVVIRAGSETLDAVLSALALKPVDSVDAHEPSLFGGERSALIEAAIPTNCWIEGRSPAALRLRQRFGASLIAVSRQGEPFHGRLKNLRFRTGDVLLLQGDADRLQEIVSALGCLPLADRYLQIDSGRFALVSVAAFAAAVAAAALDVVSMPIALAMAVAAMVLLNTVPLRGVYKAVDWPVIVLLGAMIPIGGALQSSGTTDLMAGALVDAAASLPPAVILVLVMVLTMTLSDILNNAATAVVMAPIAMSVADTLHCNVDTFLMAVAVGASCAFLTPIGHQNNTLVLGPGGYKFGDYWRMGLPLEVLIVCVATPMLLWVWPL from the coding sequence ATGTGGTATCAACAGGCCTTCCTGGCGGGGCTTCTAGTCTGTCTGCTTGGATTCTTCATCTGGGGACGGTGGCGCTATGATCTGGTCGCGTTCGTCGCGCTGCTCATCGCGGTGGCGGCGGGGGCGGTGCCGGCGTCCGAAGCGTTCCTCGGCTTCGGTCATCCGGCCACCGTCACCGTCGCCCTGGTGCTGATCATCGGCCGCGGCCTGATCAACTCGGGCGCCGTCGGCCTGATCGCCCGCCACCTGCTGCCGCCGGTCTCGTCGCCGACCGTCCACATCGGGGTGCTGTCGGCGGTCGCCGGCGCGCTCTCCGCGGTGATGAACAACGTCGGCGCGCTGGCGATGTTGATGCCGGCGGCGCTCTCATCGGCGGAGAAGGCGAAGCGGTCTCCGGCGCTGGTGCTGATGCCGCTTTCGTTCGCGTCCATCCTCGGCGGACTGGTGACCCTGATCGGTACGCCGCCCAACATCATCGTGGCCGCTTTCCGCGGCGAGGAGACGGGCACGCCGTTTTCCATGTTCGATTTCGCGCCGGTCGGCGGCGCGGTTGCGGTAACTGGTATCGCCTTCGTGGCCTTGGCCGGATGGCGCCTGATTCCGAAGGCGCGACAGGCGGCGATGTCGCCGCGGGACATGTTCCACATCGAGAGCTATGTGACGGAGGCGGGCGTCCCCGAAAAAAGCGAGGCGGATGGAGGCGCGCTCGAAGACCTGGCGAAGCGAGCCGGGGAGCACGACGCGGACGTGCTGGCGGTGATCCGTGACAACCGGCGCATCGACCGCTCGGGGCGAGCGACGCTGCTCAGGGCCGACGACGTGGTCGTCATCCGCGCCGGCTCGGAGACGCTCGACGCTGTGCTGTCGGCCCTTGCGCTCAAGCCGGTCGACAGCGTTGATGCCCATGAGCCGTCGCTGTTCGGCGGCGAGCGCTCGGCGCTTATCGAGGCCGCCATCCCCACCAACTGCTGGATCGAAGGACGGTCGCCGGCGGCGCTTCGGCTGCGCCAGCGGTTCGGCGCCAGCCTCATCGCGGTGTCGCGGCAGGGCGAGCCTTTCCATGGCCGCCTCAAGAACCTCCGCTTTCGCACTGGCGACGTTCTGTTACTGCAGGGGGACGCGGACCGCCTGCAGGAGATCGTCTCGGCGCTCGGTTGCCTGCCGCTCGCCGACCGCTACCTGCAGATCGACAGCGGCCGGTTCGCCCTCGTCAGCGTCGCCGCGTTCGCCGCCGCGGTGGCGGCCGCGGCGCTCGATGTGGTCAGCATGCCGATCGCCCTGGCTATGGCGGTTGCGGCGATGGTGCTCCTCAACACCGTGCCGCTGCGGGGCGTCTACAAGGCAGTGGACTGGCCGGTGATCGTGCTGCTCGGCGCGATGATCCCGATCGGCGGCGCGCTGCAAAGCAGCGGCACCACGGACCTGATGGCGGGGGCGCTGGTCGATGCGGCAGCGAGCCTGCCGCCCGCGGTGATCCTGGTGTTGGTGATGGTGCTGACCATGACCCTGTCGGACATCCTCAACAACGCGGCGACGGCGGTGGTGATGGCGCCCATCGCGATGTCGGTCGCCGACACGCTGCACTGCAACGTCGACACCTTCCTGATGGCGGTGGCGGTCGGCGCATCCTGCGCCTTCCTGACGCCAATCGGCCACCAGAACAACACCCTGGTGCTCGGCCCTGGCGGCTACAAGTTCGGGGACTACTGGCGCATGGGCTTGCCGCTGGAGGTGCTGATCGTCTGCGTCGCCACCCCGATGCTGCTGTGGGTGTGGCCGTTGTAG
- a CDS encoding carbon monoxide dehydrogenase subunit G has protein sequence MRLQGQERIAAAPEVVWAALHDPAVLKRCLPGCESLEARDAAHYDAVASVKIGPISARFSGTLTISEADPPHAYRIAGDASGAAGFVRGMASVTLAPDDAPSDGPGGGGTLLSYDADATVGGRMAQVGARLIDASARKMAEAFFACLSGAVAETDAVARTPIAAAARAERQSRRRAAWTAAGLGIAVVLLYGLLWLL, from the coding sequence GTGCGCTTGCAGGGGCAGGAGCGGATCGCGGCGGCGCCCGAGGTCGTTTGGGCGGCGCTGCACGACCCGGCGGTGCTGAAGCGGTGCCTCCCCGGCTGCGAAAGCCTGGAAGCGCGCGATGCCGCCCATTACGACGCCGTGGCGTCCGTCAAGATCGGGCCCATTTCGGCACGATTTTCCGGGACGTTGACGATATCCGAAGCGGACCCGCCGCACGCTTACCGCATCGCCGGCGATGCCAGCGGCGCTGCCGGGTTTGTCCGCGGCATGGCGTCGGTCACCCTTGCTCCCGACGACGCGCCCAGCGACGGCCCCGGCGGTGGGGGCACGCTGCTGAGCTACGACGCGGACGCCACCGTCGGCGGCAGGATGGCGCAGGTGGGCGCCCGTCTGATCGACGCCAGCGCCCGCAAGATGGCAGAAGCGTTTTTCGCGTGCCTGAGCGGCGCGGTGGCTGAAACCGACGCCGTGGCGCGAACGCCGATCGCGGCGGCGGCGCGCGCCGAGCGGCAGTCGCGCCGGCGGGCGGCGTGGACCGCCGCAGGACTGGGTATCGCGGTGGTTCTACTGTATGGTCTGCTGTGGTTGCTGTAG
- a CDS encoding peptidoglycan-binding protein translates to MLFRVLLLLVVAAGSAPAAASDAQGRFAPKGAGQVTCEQFLQALEARKENAILAVGWMEGFLTAMNQGLPNTFDIAPWQNSEALIGLVKHNCEQNKDQRFLAVVASLIDFLKDQRLEEASEMIVAESGEKKVAIYKAVMKNVQEKLIAKGMLEGGADGQFGPKTKTALEAFQTEQKIEVTGLPDQQTLWRLLGNPQSG, encoded by the coding sequence ATGCTTTTTCGTGTGCTCTTGCTGTTGGTCGTGGCCGCCGGGTCGGCGCCGGCCGCCGCGTCCGACGCCCAAGGTCGCTTCGCGCCGAAGGGCGCCGGACAGGTCACCTGCGAGCAGTTCCTCCAGGCGCTGGAGGCCCGGAAGGAGAACGCGATCCTGGCTGTCGGCTGGATGGAGGGGTTCCTCACCGCCATGAACCAGGGCCTGCCGAACACCTTCGACATCGCGCCGTGGCAGAACAGTGAAGCCCTCATCGGGCTCGTCAAGCACAATTGCGAACAAAACAAGGACCAGCGCTTCCTCGCCGTCGTCGCTTCGCTGATCGATTTTCTCAAGGACCAGCGCCTTGAGGAAGCCTCCGAGATGATCGTCGCCGAGTCCGGTGAAAAGAAGGTGGCAATCTACAAGGCCGTCATGAAAAACGTTCAGGAGAAGCTCATCGCCAAAGGCATGCTCGAAGGCGGCGCCGATGGCCAGTTCGGTCCCAAGACCAAGACCGCGCTGGAAGCCTTCCAGACCGAGCAGAAGATCGAGGTCACGGGTCTCCCCGATCAACAGACCCTCTGGCGGTTGCTGGGCAATCCTCAGTCAGGCTAG